Proteins encoded within one genomic window of Ostreibacterium oceani:
- a CDS encoding winged helix-turn-helix transcriptional regulator: MHNTVPFRCDCPITSALDIIGDRWMLIIVKQMLVEGKQTFKEFTQSDEAIATNILSTKLKCLEALEVITKTQMPGNKKTNIYRLTEKGLALAPLIIELAIWSDAYVRPMHADMQKPKELTLIHQDKAGFIDALVQRYKAQSPL; this comes from the coding sequence ATGCACAACACAGTACCCTTTCGGTGCGATTGCCCCATTACCTCGGCACTAGATATTATCGGTGATCGCTGGATGTTGATTATTGTTAAACAAATGCTGGTCGAGGGAAAACAAACCTTTAAAGAATTTACACAAAGCGATGAAGCCATCGCCACCAATATTTTATCGACCAAATTAAAATGCCTTGAAGCGCTCGAAGTCATCACCAAAACACAAATGCCGGGCAATAAAAAAACCAATATCTATCGCTTAACCGAAAAAGGACTCGCACTAGCCCCCCTCATCATCGAACTCGCCATCTGGAGCGACGCGTATGTCCGCCCCATGCACGCCGACATGCAAAAACCCAAAGAACTCACCCTAATACATCAAGACAAAGCCGGCTTTATTGACGCCTTAGTGCAGCGCTATAAAGCACAGTCGCCATTATAG
- a CDS encoding ATP-dependent nuclease: protein MKIESIWVKNWRSLKEQKLEAQDLMVIIGQNNHGKSNLLSSVLFFFGEIKQQDLDFHHGSSELFVEIEFGDLDESDKTTFKKYLTSEEKIVVRKTAFLGGSFEYRGYIENPSDAWLQEANASAYTKRELASSLPFHPYIPDSGRITKQNIIDAQNEYIQNNREAIQFAFELETTNFLGLQSVAKGIFGEVYFIPAVKEASDDFSSKDSSVFGKMYADVVALMSEHNNDWKETKEKLGKLFSTLNKKDHEGNDNNDRPQQLTDFEKELTDELVAWGAKVDIEVSAPDIENVFKANTQVWIDDGVRTDIKRKGHGLQRALTVALIQVVAKKALAEAKSAEERGNRKSSNSRYFIFEEPELYLHPQAQRSLFDSFVALSESGSQVILCTHSSGLIDVERYKSIYIATKDDELNGTKVKQCTEDLFEGDSKKDFNLSYWINPDRGELFFASKVVLLEGATEKTVFPLLAKKLGVFRYEYTLIDCGSKYNIPLYVKLMNKFSIPYVAVYDRDHQAHKGDDAIASADRITQKIVDEIDNHIGSSVVLENDIEEELGLPNGGSSKPYIALSHITAEGFAVTSQMAQKIREVYDAEA from the coding sequence GTGAAAATTGAAAGTATATGGGTCAAAAACTGGCGTTCATTAAAAGAACAAAAGCTAGAAGCACAAGATCTGATGGTTATCATTGGCCAGAATAACCACGGGAAATCGAACCTTTTGTCTTCTGTCTTGTTCTTCTTTGGTGAGATAAAGCAACAAGATCTGGATTTTCATCATGGTTCTTCAGAACTATTTGTGGAAATTGAGTTTGGTGATCTTGATGAATCAGACAAAACTACTTTCAAGAAGTATTTAACCTCTGAAGAAAAAATAGTTGTAAGAAAAACTGCCTTTCTAGGCGGTAGTTTTGAATACCGAGGGTACATAGAAAACCCATCGGATGCCTGGCTTCAAGAAGCAAATGCTTCTGCTTATACTAAAAGAGAGCTTGCTTCCAGTCTTCCATTCCATCCTTATATCCCCGATTCTGGTCGAATTACCAAACAAAACATCATTGATGCCCAAAACGAATATATCCAAAATAACAGGGAAGCTATTCAATTCGCTTTTGAGCTTGAGACGACAAACTTTCTTGGTTTGCAAAGTGTCGCAAAGGGAATATTTGGTGAGGTTTACTTTATACCAGCTGTAAAAGAAGCCTCGGATGATTTTTCTTCTAAAGATTCTAGTGTTTTCGGAAAAATGTATGCTGATGTTGTAGCTTTAATGTCTGAGCACAATAACGACTGGAAGGAAACAAAGGAAAAACTCGGGAAACTATTTTCCACCCTGAATAAAAAAGATCATGAAGGCAATGACAATAATGATAGACCTCAGCAATTAACTGACTTTGAGAAAGAGTTAACAGATGAACTTGTTGCATGGGGTGCCAAAGTAGATATTGAAGTAAGCGCCCCTGATATTGAAAATGTATTTAAAGCAAATACGCAGGTTTGGATTGATGACGGTGTTAGAACTGATATAAAAAGAAAAGGGCACGGTTTACAGCGTGCTCTGACAGTTGCGCTAATACAAGTTGTTGCTAAGAAGGCTCTTGCTGAGGCAAAGTCAGCGGAAGAGCGAGGAAATAGAAAATCATCAAATTCTAGATACTTCATATTCGAAGAGCCTGAACTTTATTTGCATCCTCAAGCACAAAGGTCGTTATTCGACTCATTCGTGGCTTTGTCTGAGTCAGGGAGTCAAGTTATTCTATGTACTCACTCAAGCGGTTTAATTGATGTTGAGCGTTATAAGTCTATTTACATAGCAACAAAGGATGATGAGTTAAACGGAACTAAGGTTAAACAATGCACCGAAGACTTATTTGAAGGTGATTCGAAGAAAGATTTTAATCTTTCCTACTGGATCAATCCTGATCGTGGGGAATTGTTTTTTGCAAGTAAAGTTGTTTTGCTAGAGGGCGCTACAGAAAAAACTGTATTTCCTCTGTTGGCGAAAAAGCTCGGTGTTTTCAGGTACGAATATACGTTAATTGATTGTGGCTCAAAATACAATATCCCTCTTTACGTTAAGCTGATGAATAAATTTTCTATCCCATATGTGGCTGTTTATGACCGAGATCATCAAGCTCACAAAGGGGACGATGCAATTGCGTCAGCAGATCGAATAACACAAAAAATTGTTGATGAGATTGATAACCACATAGGTTCTTCAGTGGTCTTAGAAAACGATATAGAGGAAGAGCTAGGCTTACCAAATGGGGGCAGTAGCAAACCTTATATCGCATTAAGTCACATCACAGCAGAAGGTTTTGCGGTCACTTCACAAATGGCACAAAAGATCAGAGAAGTTTATGACGCAGAGGCCTAA